GGCATGAATTTCGGTATCTACGCTGCGGCATTCGATGCCCACGGCACCTTGGCCGCCTGCCGGCAAGCTGTCTTCGATACTGATCGCCGAGGTGATGCGGTCTTCAAAACCGAGACGGATCAGGCCCGCCGCCGCCAGGATAATGGCGTCGTATTCACCGGCATCGAGCTTGGCCAGACGAGTATTGACGTTGCCACGCAGAAAGCGGATTTCCAGATCCGGACGGCGAGTCAGCAACTGGGCCTGACGGCGCAGGCTCGACGTGCCGACAATGCTGCCCTGGGGCAGATCGTCGAGGCTGGCAAAGGTGTTGGAGACGAAAGCATCACGCGGATCTTCGCGCTCGCAAATACAGAACAGACCCAAACCTTCAGGGAAGTCCATCGGCACGTCTTTCATGGAGTGCACGGCGATGTCAGCTTCGTTTTCGAGCAGAGCGGTTTCCAGCTCCTTGACGAACAGACCCTTGCCGCCGATTTTCGACAGCGGCGAGTCCAGCAGCTTGTCGCCACGGCTGACCATGGGCACCAGCGTCACCACAAGACCTGGGTGAGCCTGTTCTAAACGGGCTTTAACGTATTCGGCCTGCCACAGAGCCAGGGCGCTTTTACGGGTAGCGATGCGGATTTCGCGAGAGGACATGGATCAATCCGTACTGAAAAGATACGGCTGATAATAACAGCTCAGCCAAAACAGCTTTGACTTGTATCAGAAAGTCCTCGGCCTCCCTGGCCCAAAACGGCGCGCCCGCGCCTTTTACAGCGCCGTTTACAGCTGCTGCATCATCTTGCGCACACCCGCTACATGCCGGCGACTCACGATCAGTGCATCACCGTTAAGCCCCCGAAGGAACAGCTGGAAATGCCCCAGCGGCGTGCGTTGCAGACGCTCGATCCGATCACGTGCCACCAGCGCATTTCGGTGAATACGCACAAAGCGATCACCGAACTCGTCTTCAAGGGCCTTGAGGGGTTCATCGAGCAAGACTTCGCCGCCCGCGTGACGCAACGTCACGTATTTATGGTCAGCAATAAAGTAGATCACTTGGTCGATGGGGATCAGCTCAATGCCTTTGCGGGTTCTGGCACTGATATGGCTGCGCGGGCCACTGCCCGTTTGCGCAGCCGGGCGGGT
This genomic stretch from Pseudomonas deceptionensis harbors:
- the hemC gene encoding hydroxymethylbilane synthase, producing MSSREIRIATRKSALALWQAEYVKARLEQAHPGLVVTLVPMVSRGDKLLDSPLSKIGGKGLFVKELETALLENEADIAVHSMKDVPMDFPEGLGLFCICEREDPRDAFVSNTFASLDDLPQGSIVGTSSLRRQAQLLTRRPDLEIRFLRGNVNTRLAKLDAGEYDAIILAAAGLIRLGFEDRITSAISIEDSLPAGGQGAVGIECRSVDTEIHALLAPLHHADTAVRVTAERALNKHLNGGCQVPIACYAVLEGEQIWLRGLVGEPSGGLLLSAQARGPQSAAAELGVQVAEDLLAQGAGAILQAVYGEAGHE